In Antechinus flavipes isolate AdamAnt ecotype Samford, QLD, Australia chromosome 3, AdamAnt_v2, whole genome shotgun sequence, a genomic segment contains:
- the ZC3H4 gene encoding zinc finger CCCH domain-containing protein 4 isoform X8, whose product MEGGSPGSPPVAVAASDPPPPPSSSSPPPPSPTAQRELQRPGLSLLPDDREDGELEEGELEDDGAEETQDLSTGQERSRREKGEKHHSDSDDEKAHRRMKRKRKKEREKEKRRSKKKRKSKHKRHASSSDDFSDFSEDSDFSPSEKSHRKYRDYSPPYSSSHQQYPSSHNAPLSKKGYSKMESKSYGMYDDYENEQYEYEGEEEEGLAKEEYDDFTKELNQYRRAKEGSSRGRGARVRGRGYRGRGGRGGSRGRGMGRGNRGRGRGSMGDHPEEEEDFYEEEMEFGENEELMGDEEYDEYSKDMNQYRRPKDGRGRGLSRGRGRGSRGRGKGMGRGRGRGGSRGGMNKGGGMNDDEEFYDDDMGDGGGGGYRRNDHDKPHQQSDKKGKVICKYFVEGRCTWGEHCNFSHDIELPKKRELCKFYITGFCARAENCPYMHGDFPCKLFHTTGNCINGDDCMFSHDPLTEETRELLDKMLADDAEAGAEDEKEVEELKKQGINPLPKPPPGVGLLPTPPRPPVPPAPTSPNGRPMPGGPPPPPPPPPPGPPQMPMPMPAHEPLSPQQLQQQQDMYNKKIPSLFEIVVRPTGQLAEKLGVRHPAPPPPRFPGPGGPPGPMGPGPNMGPPGPMPGPMHPDMHPDMHPDMHPDMHPDMHPDMHPDMHPDMHPDMPMGPGMNPGPPMGPGGPPMMPYGPGDSPHSGMMPPVPPAQNFYENFYQQQEGMEMDPGLMGEAAEDYGHYEEMEGEAGEHVFPEQPLEPDGFLEAGPPGRQQPATSVPDFLPSAQRALYLRIQQKQQEEERARRLAESSKQERENEEGDTGNWYSSDEDDGGSSVTSILKTLRQQTSSRPPAPGGELGGGGPLPAVGDPRLQKGPTTGGRPADPRLARDPRLSRHTDAPGPSGSGDSGPSDPRLARPAPTSKPDGLHPGPACTSGGKGSGPPEEEEGERALREKAVTIPLDAVPGAPLRDPRLQLQQFSHIKKDVTLNKPSFARTVLWNPEDLIPVPVPKQDSASSLPAALQSLPALDPRLHRPPAAGPSDPRQRGAAPSDPSAAPTASAANLPDFELLSRILKTVNASSPSAPSPSDKPSDPRVRKAPADPRLQKPGDAISSRAPKPSTPEVAAPAPASSGEASPPAIAPYDPRVLAAGGVGQGGGGGQSSVLSGISLYDPRTPNSGNKVAEPAPEGGAQPKGPDGNGKSSAAKAKEPLFIRKSALEQPEAGKAGSEPAATDRDEK is encoded by the exons CGACATGCGTCTTCAAGCGACGATTTCTCCGATTTCAGCGAAGACTCTGATTTCAGCCCCAGTGAGAAAAGCCATCGAAAATACCGGGATTACAGTCCTCCCTATTCATCT TCTCACCAGCAGTATCCTTCATCCCACAATGCCCCGTTGTCGAAGAAGGGCTACTCGAAGATGGAAAGCAAGAGCTACGGCATGTACGACGACTACGAGAATGAGCAGTATGAGTacgaaggggaggaagaggaaggccTGGCGAAGGAAGAGTACGACGACTTTACCAAGGAGCTGAATCAGTACAGACGGGCCAAGGAGGGCAGCAGCCGGGGGCGAG GAGCCAGAGTCCGAGGAAGGGGCTACAGAGGCCGAGGAGGGCGTGGAGGATCCAGAGGGAGAGGAATGGGTCGAGGAAACCGGGGCAGGGGCCGAGGCTCCATGGGAGACCACCCTGAGGAGGAAGAAGACTTCtatgaagaagaaatggaa TTTGGAGAGAATGAGGAGCTGATGGGCGATGAGGAATATGACGAATACTCCAAAGACATGAACCAGTACCGCCGGCCGAAGGACGGCCGGGGGCGAG GTTTGAGTCGGGGCCGGGGCCGCGGCTCGAGAGGCAGAGGCAAAGGCATGGGGCGAGGACGCGGGCGAGGCGGGAGCCGGGGCGGCATGAACAAAGGCGGGGGGATGAACGACGACGAAGAGTTCTACGATGATGACATGGGG GATGGCGGCGGTGGTGGCTATCGGAGGAATGACCACGACAAGCCCCACCAGCAGTCGGACAAGAAGGGGAAGGTCATCTGCAAGTACTTTGTGGAAGGCCGCTGCACGTGG GGAGAACATTGCAATTTTAGCCACGATATCGAGCTGCCGAAGAAGCGCGAGCTGTGCAAGTTCTACATCACGGGCTTCTGCGCCAGAGCCGAGAACTGCCCGTACATGCATG GTGATTTTCCTTGTAAGCTCTTCCACACCACTGGGAACTGTATCAATGGCGACGACTGCATGTTCTCCCACGACCCCCTCACCGAGGAGACAAGGGAGCTTTTGGACAAG ATGTTGGCTGATGATGCGGAAGCAGGAGCGGAAGATGAGAAGGAAGTGGAAGAGCTGAAAAAGCAAGGCATCAACCCTCTGCCCAAGCCTCCTCCAGGAGTCGGCCTCTTGCCCACCCCCCCACGGCCCCCCGTGCCCCCGGCTCCCACGTCTCCCAATGGCAGGCCCATGCCTGGAggccccccgcccccacccccgcccccgcCTCCCGGGCCCCCCCAGATGCCCATGCCCATGCCAGCGCACGAGCCCCTCTCTCCCCAGCAGCTTCAGCAGCAACAGGACATGTACAACAAGAAGATCCCCTCGCTCTTTGAGATTGTGGTTCGGCCCACGGGACAGCTGGCCGAGAAGCTGGGGGTGAG aCATCCTGCTCCACCTCCCCCCAGATTCCCTGGGCCTGGGGGGCCCCCTGGGCCAATGGGGCCCGGGCCCAACATGGGACCTCCTGGGCCCATGCCAGGACCAATGCACCCGGACATGCACCCCGACATGCACCCGGACATGCACCCCGACATGCACCCGGACATGCACCCCGATATGCACCCGGACATGCACCCCGATATGCACCCGGACATGCCGATGGGCCCTGGGATGAATCCTGGCCCCCCCATGGGTCCCGGAGGCCCACCAATGATGCCCTATGGTCCTGGAGACTCCCCACATTCCGGAATGATGCCCCCTGTTCCGCCAGCCCAGAACTTCTATGAAAACTTTTACCAGCAGCAGGAGGGCATGGAGATGGACCCTGGACTAATGGGGGAGGCAG CAGAGGACTATGGACATTATGAGGAGATGGAAGGCGAGGCAGGAGAGCACGTTTTCCCAGAGCAGCCCCTGGAGCCTGATGGCTTCCTCGAAGCAGGGCCCCCTGGGAGACAGCAGCCCGCCACCAGTGTCCCTGACTTCCTCCCCTCTGCCCAGAGGGCCTTATACCTGCGCATCCAGCAGAAGCAGCAGGAAGAAGAAAGGGCAAGGAGGCTAGCTGAGAGCAGCAAGCAGGAGCGAGAGAATGAGGAAG GTGACACCGGCAACTGGTACTCGAGTGACGAGGATGACGGGGGAAGCAGCGTCACCTCCATCCTCAAAACCCTGCGACAGCAGACCTCCAGTCGGCCCCCGGCGCCCGGTGGGGAGCTGGGCGGCGGGGGACCCCTGCCTGCCGTGGGCGATCCCCGCCTCCAGAAGGGCCCCACCACCGGGGGCAGACCCGCCGACCCGCGCCTCGCCAGGGACCCGAGGCTCTCTCGTCACACCGATGCTCCCGGCCCCTCGGGCTCTGGGGATTCGGGGCCCTCGGACCCTCGGCTAGCCCGCCCCGCTCCCACCTCCAAGCCCGACGGACTCCATCCGGGCCCGGCGTGTACCAGTGGGGGGAAGGGGTCTGGGCCGccggaagaagaagaaggggagagggctCTGAGGGAGAAAGCGGTGACCATTCCTCTGGACGCCGTGCCGGGGGCCCCCCTGCGGGATCCCAGGTTACAGCTGCAGCAGTTCAGCCACATCAAGAAggatgtgaccctgaacaagcccAGCTTTGCTCGCACTGTGCTTTGGAACCCCGAAGACCTCATCCCGGTCCCCGTCCCCAAACAAGACTCTGCAAGCTCTCTCCCCGCCGCCCTGCAGTCTCTGCCCGCCCTCGATCCCCGCCTCCACCGGCCCCCTGCCGCTGGGCCCTCAGATCCCCGGCAGCGGGGGGCGGCCCCCTCGGACCCCAGCGCTGCTCCCACTGCCTCTGCTGCCAACCTGCCCGACTTTGAGTTGCTCTCTCGAATCCTCAAGACCGTCAACGCGTCCAGCCCCTCAGCGCCCAGTCCGAGCGATAAGCCCAGCGACCCCCGGGTGCGGAAAGCCCCCGCCGACCCCCGGCTGCAAAAACCCGGGGACGCCATCTCGTCCCGTGCCCCCAAGCCCAGCACTCCCGAGGTCGCCGCGCCAGCCCCCGCCTCCTCCGGGGAGGCCTCGCCTCCAGCCATCGCCCCTTACGACCCGCGGGTCCTGGCGGCCGGGGGGGTCGGCcagggcggcggcggcgggcaGAGCAGCGTGCTCAGCGGCATCAGCCTCTATGACCCGAGGACTCCGAACTCTGGCAACAAAGTGGCCGAGCCAGCCCCCGAAGGGGGGGCTCAGCCCAAGGGTCCCGACGGCAACGGCAAAAGCTCAGCGGCCAAGGCCAAAGAGCCCCTGTTCATCCGCAAGTCGGCCTTGGAACAGCCGGAGGCGGGCAAGGCGGGCTCGGAGCCCGCGGCCACGGACAG AGATGAGAAGTGA
- the ZC3H4 gene encoding zinc finger CCCH domain-containing protein 4 isoform X6: MEGGSPGSPPVAVAASDPPPPPSSSSPPPPSPTAQRELQRPGLSLLPDDREDGELEEGELEDDGAEETQDLSTGQERSRREKGEKHHSDSDDEKAHRRMKRKRKKEREKEKRRSKKKRKSKHKRHASSSDDFSDFSEDSDFSPSEKSHRKYRDYSPPYSSSHQQYPSSHNAPLSKKGYSKMESKSYGMYDDYENEQYEYEGEEEEGLAKEEYDDFTKELNQYRRAKEGSSRGRGARVRGRGYRGRGGRGGSRGRGMGRGNRGRGRGSMGDHPEEEEDFYEEEMEFGENEELMGDEEYDEYSKDMNQYRRPKDGRGRGLSRGRGRGSRGRGKGMGRGRGRGGSRGGMNKGGGMNDDEEFYDDDMGDGGGGGYRRNDHDKPHQQSDKKGKVICKYFVEGRCTWGEHCNFSHDIELPKKRELCKFYITGFCARAENCPYMHGDFPCKLFHTTGNCINGDDCMFSHDPLTEETRELLDKMLADDAEAGAEDEKEVEELKKQGINPLPKPPPGVGLLPTPPRPPVPPAPTSPNGRPMPGGPPPPPPPPPPGPPQMPMPMPAHEPLSPQQLQQQQDMYNKKIPSLFEIVVRPTGQLAEKLGVRHPAPPPPRFPGPGGPPGPMGPGPNMGPPGPMPGPMHPDMHPDMHPDMHPDMHPDMHPDMHPDMHPDMHPDMPMGPGMNPGPPMGPGGPPMMPYGPGDSPHSGMMPPVPPAQNFYENFYQQQEGMEMDPGLMGEAAEDYGHYEEMEGEAGEHVFPEQPLEPDGFLEAGPPGRQQPATSVPDFLPSAQRALYLRIQQKQQEEERARRLAESSKQERENEEGDTGNWYSSDEDDGGSSVTSILKTLRQQTSSRPPAPGGELGGGGPLPAVGDPRLQKGPTTGGRPADPRLARDPRLSRHTDAPGPSGSGDSGPSDPRLARPAPTSKPDGLHPGPACTSGGKGSGPPEEEEGERALREKAVTIPLDAVPGAPLRDPRLQLQQFSHIKKDVTLNKPSFARTVLWNPEDLIPVPVPKQDSASSLPAALQSLPALDPRLHRPPAAGPSDPRQRGAAPSDPSAAPTASAANLPDFELLSRILKTVNASSPSAPSPSDKPSDPRVRKAPADPRLQKPGDAISSRAPKPSTPEVAAPAPASSGEASPPAIAPYDPRVLAAGGVGQGGGGGQSSVLSGISLYDPRTPNSGNKVAEPAPEGGAQPKGPDGNGKSSAAKAKEPLFIRKSALEQPEAGKAGSEPAATDRSPSPPGEAVCGERMSSQRSC; the protein is encoded by the exons CGACATGCGTCTTCAAGCGACGATTTCTCCGATTTCAGCGAAGACTCTGATTTCAGCCCCAGTGAGAAAAGCCATCGAAAATACCGGGATTACAGTCCTCCCTATTCATCT TCTCACCAGCAGTATCCTTCATCCCACAATGCCCCGTTGTCGAAGAAGGGCTACTCGAAGATGGAAAGCAAGAGCTACGGCATGTACGACGACTACGAGAATGAGCAGTATGAGTacgaaggggaggaagaggaaggccTGGCGAAGGAAGAGTACGACGACTTTACCAAGGAGCTGAATCAGTACAGACGGGCCAAGGAGGGCAGCAGCCGGGGGCGAG GAGCCAGAGTCCGAGGAAGGGGCTACAGAGGCCGAGGAGGGCGTGGAGGATCCAGAGGGAGAGGAATGGGTCGAGGAAACCGGGGCAGGGGCCGAGGCTCCATGGGAGACCACCCTGAGGAGGAAGAAGACTTCtatgaagaagaaatggaa TTTGGAGAGAATGAGGAGCTGATGGGCGATGAGGAATATGACGAATACTCCAAAGACATGAACCAGTACCGCCGGCCGAAGGACGGCCGGGGGCGAG GTTTGAGTCGGGGCCGGGGCCGCGGCTCGAGAGGCAGAGGCAAAGGCATGGGGCGAGGACGCGGGCGAGGCGGGAGCCGGGGCGGCATGAACAAAGGCGGGGGGATGAACGACGACGAAGAGTTCTACGATGATGACATGGGG GATGGCGGCGGTGGTGGCTATCGGAGGAATGACCACGACAAGCCCCACCAGCAGTCGGACAAGAAGGGGAAGGTCATCTGCAAGTACTTTGTGGAAGGCCGCTGCACGTGG GGAGAACATTGCAATTTTAGCCACGATATCGAGCTGCCGAAGAAGCGCGAGCTGTGCAAGTTCTACATCACGGGCTTCTGCGCCAGAGCCGAGAACTGCCCGTACATGCATG GTGATTTTCCTTGTAAGCTCTTCCACACCACTGGGAACTGTATCAATGGCGACGACTGCATGTTCTCCCACGACCCCCTCACCGAGGAGACAAGGGAGCTTTTGGACAAG ATGTTGGCTGATGATGCGGAAGCAGGAGCGGAAGATGAGAAGGAAGTGGAAGAGCTGAAAAAGCAAGGCATCAACCCTCTGCCCAAGCCTCCTCCAGGAGTCGGCCTCTTGCCCACCCCCCCACGGCCCCCCGTGCCCCCGGCTCCCACGTCTCCCAATGGCAGGCCCATGCCTGGAggccccccgcccccacccccgcccccgcCTCCCGGGCCCCCCCAGATGCCCATGCCCATGCCAGCGCACGAGCCCCTCTCTCCCCAGCAGCTTCAGCAGCAACAGGACATGTACAACAAGAAGATCCCCTCGCTCTTTGAGATTGTGGTTCGGCCCACGGGACAGCTGGCCGAGAAGCTGGGGGTGAG aCATCCTGCTCCACCTCCCCCCAGATTCCCTGGGCCTGGGGGGCCCCCTGGGCCAATGGGGCCCGGGCCCAACATGGGACCTCCTGGGCCCATGCCAGGACCAATGCACCCGGACATGCACCCCGACATGCACCCGGACATGCACCCCGACATGCACCCGGACATGCACCCCGATATGCACCCGGACATGCACCCCGATATGCACCCGGACATGCCGATGGGCCCTGGGATGAATCCTGGCCCCCCCATGGGTCCCGGAGGCCCACCAATGATGCCCTATGGTCCTGGAGACTCCCCACATTCCGGAATGATGCCCCCTGTTCCGCCAGCCCAGAACTTCTATGAAAACTTTTACCAGCAGCAGGAGGGCATGGAGATGGACCCTGGACTAATGGGGGAGGCAG CAGAGGACTATGGACATTATGAGGAGATGGAAGGCGAGGCAGGAGAGCACGTTTTCCCAGAGCAGCCCCTGGAGCCTGATGGCTTCCTCGAAGCAGGGCCCCCTGGGAGACAGCAGCCCGCCACCAGTGTCCCTGACTTCCTCCCCTCTGCCCAGAGGGCCTTATACCTGCGCATCCAGCAGAAGCAGCAGGAAGAAGAAAGGGCAAGGAGGCTAGCTGAGAGCAGCAAGCAGGAGCGAGAGAATGAGGAAG GTGACACCGGCAACTGGTACTCGAGTGACGAGGATGACGGGGGAAGCAGCGTCACCTCCATCCTCAAAACCCTGCGACAGCAGACCTCCAGTCGGCCCCCGGCGCCCGGTGGGGAGCTGGGCGGCGGGGGACCCCTGCCTGCCGTGGGCGATCCCCGCCTCCAGAAGGGCCCCACCACCGGGGGCAGACCCGCCGACCCGCGCCTCGCCAGGGACCCGAGGCTCTCTCGTCACACCGATGCTCCCGGCCCCTCGGGCTCTGGGGATTCGGGGCCCTCGGACCCTCGGCTAGCCCGCCCCGCTCCCACCTCCAAGCCCGACGGACTCCATCCGGGCCCGGCGTGTACCAGTGGGGGGAAGGGGTCTGGGCCGccggaagaagaagaaggggagagggctCTGAGGGAGAAAGCGGTGACCATTCCTCTGGACGCCGTGCCGGGGGCCCCCCTGCGGGATCCCAGGTTACAGCTGCAGCAGTTCAGCCACATCAAGAAggatgtgaccctgaacaagcccAGCTTTGCTCGCACTGTGCTTTGGAACCCCGAAGACCTCATCCCGGTCCCCGTCCCCAAACAAGACTCTGCAAGCTCTCTCCCCGCCGCCCTGCAGTCTCTGCCCGCCCTCGATCCCCGCCTCCACCGGCCCCCTGCCGCTGGGCCCTCAGATCCCCGGCAGCGGGGGGCGGCCCCCTCGGACCCCAGCGCTGCTCCCACTGCCTCTGCTGCCAACCTGCCCGACTTTGAGTTGCTCTCTCGAATCCTCAAGACCGTCAACGCGTCCAGCCCCTCAGCGCCCAGTCCGAGCGATAAGCCCAGCGACCCCCGGGTGCGGAAAGCCCCCGCCGACCCCCGGCTGCAAAAACCCGGGGACGCCATCTCGTCCCGTGCCCCCAAGCCCAGCACTCCCGAGGTCGCCGCGCCAGCCCCCGCCTCCTCCGGGGAGGCCTCGCCTCCAGCCATCGCCCCTTACGACCCGCGGGTCCTGGCGGCCGGGGGGGTCGGCcagggcggcggcggcgggcaGAGCAGCGTGCTCAGCGGCATCAGCCTCTATGACCCGAGGACTCCGAACTCTGGCAACAAAGTGGCCGAGCCAGCCCCCGAAGGGGGGGCTCAGCCCAAGGGTCCCGACGGCAACGGCAAAAGCTCAGCGGCCAAGGCCAAAGAGCCCCTGTTCATCCGCAAGTCGGCCTTGGAACAGCCGGAGGCGGGCAAGGCGGGCTCGGAGCCCGCGGCCACGGACAG GTCCCCTTCTCCCCCAGGAGAAGCTGTCTGTGGTGAAAGGATGTCTAGCCAGCGGAG CTGTTGA
- the ZC3H4 gene encoding zinc finger CCCH domain-containing protein 4 isoform X1 has product MEGGSPGSPPVAVAASDPPPPPSSSSPPPPSPTAQRELQRPGLSLLPDDREDGELEEGELEDDGAEETQDLSTGQERSRREKGEKHHSDSDDEKAHRRMKRKRKKEREKEKRRSKKKRKSKHKRHASSSDDFSDFSEDSDFSPSEKSHRKYRDYSPPYSSSHQQYPSSHNAPLSKKGYSKMESKSYGMYDDYENEQYEYEGEEEEGLAKEEYDDFTKELNQYRRAKEGSSRGRGARVRGRGYRGRGGRGGSRGRGMGRGNRGRGRGSMGDHPEEEEDFYEEEMEFGENEELMGDEEYDEYSKDMNQYRRPKDGRGRGLSRGRGRGSRGRGKGMGRGRGRGGSRGGMNKGGGMNDDEEFYDDDMGDGGGGGYRRNDHDKPHQQSDKKGKVICKYFVEGRCTWGEHCNFSHDIELPKKRELCKFYITGFCARAENCPYMHGDFPCKLFHTTGNCINGDDCMFSHDPLTEETRELLDKMLADDAEAGAEDEKEVEELKKQGINPLPKPPPGVGLLPTPPRPPVPPAPTSPNGRPMPGGPPPPPPPPPPGPPQMPMPMPAHEPLSPQQLQQQQDMYNKKIPSLFEIVVRPTGQLAEKLGVRHPAPPPPRFPGPGGPPGPMGPGPNMGPPGPMPGPMHPDMHPDMHPDMHPDMHPDMHPDMHPDMHPDMHPDMPMGPGMNPGPPMGPGGPPMMPYGPGDSPHSGMMPPVPPAQNFYENFYQQQEGMEMDPGLMGEAAEDYGHYEEMEGEAGEHVFPEQPLEPDGFLEAGPPGRQQPATSVPDFLPSAQRALYLRIQQKQQEEERARRLAESSKQERENEEGDTGNWYSSDEDDGGSSVTSILKTLRQQTSSRPPAPGGELGGGGPLPAVGDPRLQKGPTTGGRPADPRLARDPRLSRHTDAPGPSGSGDSGPSDPRLARPAPTSKPDGLHPGPACTSGGKGSGPPEEEEGERALREKAVTIPLDAVPGAPLRDPRLQLQQFSHIKKDVTLNKPSFARTVLWNPEDLIPVPVPKQDSASSLPAALQSLPALDPRLHRPPAAGPSDPRQRGAAPSDPSAAPTASAANLPDFELLSRILKTVNASSPSAPSPSDKPSDPRVRKAPADPRLQKPGDAISSRAPKPSTPEVAAPAPASSGEASPPAIAPYDPRVLAAGGVGQGGGGGQSSVLSGISLYDPRTPNSGNKVAEPAPEGGAQPKGPDGNGKSSAAKAKEPLFIRKSALEQPEAGKAGSEPAATDRYNSYNRPRPKATPTPATAPSATPSQEGAPQPGLHNLPVPTLFGTVKQASKAGSGSPFAGNSPSRESEQDAGSLKDVFKGFDPTASPFCQ; this is encoded by the exons CGACATGCGTCTTCAAGCGACGATTTCTCCGATTTCAGCGAAGACTCTGATTTCAGCCCCAGTGAGAAAAGCCATCGAAAATACCGGGATTACAGTCCTCCCTATTCATCT TCTCACCAGCAGTATCCTTCATCCCACAATGCCCCGTTGTCGAAGAAGGGCTACTCGAAGATGGAAAGCAAGAGCTACGGCATGTACGACGACTACGAGAATGAGCAGTATGAGTacgaaggggaggaagaggaaggccTGGCGAAGGAAGAGTACGACGACTTTACCAAGGAGCTGAATCAGTACAGACGGGCCAAGGAGGGCAGCAGCCGGGGGCGAG GAGCCAGAGTCCGAGGAAGGGGCTACAGAGGCCGAGGAGGGCGTGGAGGATCCAGAGGGAGAGGAATGGGTCGAGGAAACCGGGGCAGGGGCCGAGGCTCCATGGGAGACCACCCTGAGGAGGAAGAAGACTTCtatgaagaagaaatggaa TTTGGAGAGAATGAGGAGCTGATGGGCGATGAGGAATATGACGAATACTCCAAAGACATGAACCAGTACCGCCGGCCGAAGGACGGCCGGGGGCGAG GTTTGAGTCGGGGCCGGGGCCGCGGCTCGAGAGGCAGAGGCAAAGGCATGGGGCGAGGACGCGGGCGAGGCGGGAGCCGGGGCGGCATGAACAAAGGCGGGGGGATGAACGACGACGAAGAGTTCTACGATGATGACATGGGG GATGGCGGCGGTGGTGGCTATCGGAGGAATGACCACGACAAGCCCCACCAGCAGTCGGACAAGAAGGGGAAGGTCATCTGCAAGTACTTTGTGGAAGGCCGCTGCACGTGG GGAGAACATTGCAATTTTAGCCACGATATCGAGCTGCCGAAGAAGCGCGAGCTGTGCAAGTTCTACATCACGGGCTTCTGCGCCAGAGCCGAGAACTGCCCGTACATGCATG GTGATTTTCCTTGTAAGCTCTTCCACACCACTGGGAACTGTATCAATGGCGACGACTGCATGTTCTCCCACGACCCCCTCACCGAGGAGACAAGGGAGCTTTTGGACAAG ATGTTGGCTGATGATGCGGAAGCAGGAGCGGAAGATGAGAAGGAAGTGGAAGAGCTGAAAAAGCAAGGCATCAACCCTCTGCCCAAGCCTCCTCCAGGAGTCGGCCTCTTGCCCACCCCCCCACGGCCCCCCGTGCCCCCGGCTCCCACGTCTCCCAATGGCAGGCCCATGCCTGGAggccccccgcccccacccccgcccccgcCTCCCGGGCCCCCCCAGATGCCCATGCCCATGCCAGCGCACGAGCCCCTCTCTCCCCAGCAGCTTCAGCAGCAACAGGACATGTACAACAAGAAGATCCCCTCGCTCTTTGAGATTGTGGTTCGGCCCACGGGACAGCTGGCCGAGAAGCTGGGGGTGAG aCATCCTGCTCCACCTCCCCCCAGATTCCCTGGGCCTGGGGGGCCCCCTGGGCCAATGGGGCCCGGGCCCAACATGGGACCTCCTGGGCCCATGCCAGGACCAATGCACCCGGACATGCACCCCGACATGCACCCGGACATGCACCCCGACATGCACCCGGACATGCACCCCGATATGCACCCGGACATGCACCCCGATATGCACCCGGACATGCCGATGGGCCCTGGGATGAATCCTGGCCCCCCCATGGGTCCCGGAGGCCCACCAATGATGCCCTATGGTCCTGGAGACTCCCCACATTCCGGAATGATGCCCCCTGTTCCGCCAGCCCAGAACTTCTATGAAAACTTTTACCAGCAGCAGGAGGGCATGGAGATGGACCCTGGACTAATGGGGGAGGCAG CAGAGGACTATGGACATTATGAGGAGATGGAAGGCGAGGCAGGAGAGCACGTTTTCCCAGAGCAGCCCCTGGAGCCTGATGGCTTCCTCGAAGCAGGGCCCCCTGGGAGACAGCAGCCCGCCACCAGTGTCCCTGACTTCCTCCCCTCTGCCCAGAGGGCCTTATACCTGCGCATCCAGCAGAAGCAGCAGGAAGAAGAAAGGGCAAGGAGGCTAGCTGAGAGCAGCAAGCAGGAGCGAGAGAATGAGGAAG GTGACACCGGCAACTGGTACTCGAGTGACGAGGATGACGGGGGAAGCAGCGTCACCTCCATCCTCAAAACCCTGCGACAGCAGACCTCCAGTCGGCCCCCGGCGCCCGGTGGGGAGCTGGGCGGCGGGGGACCCCTGCCTGCCGTGGGCGATCCCCGCCTCCAGAAGGGCCCCACCACCGGGGGCAGACCCGCCGACCCGCGCCTCGCCAGGGACCCGAGGCTCTCTCGTCACACCGATGCTCCCGGCCCCTCGGGCTCTGGGGATTCGGGGCCCTCGGACCCTCGGCTAGCCCGCCCCGCTCCCACCTCCAAGCCCGACGGACTCCATCCGGGCCCGGCGTGTACCAGTGGGGGGAAGGGGTCTGGGCCGccggaagaagaagaaggggagagggctCTGAGGGAGAAAGCGGTGACCATTCCTCTGGACGCCGTGCCGGGGGCCCCCCTGCGGGATCCCAGGTTACAGCTGCAGCAGTTCAGCCACATCAAGAAggatgtgaccctgaacaagcccAGCTTTGCTCGCACTGTGCTTTGGAACCCCGAAGACCTCATCCCGGTCCCCGTCCCCAAACAAGACTCTGCAAGCTCTCTCCCCGCCGCCCTGCAGTCTCTGCCCGCCCTCGATCCCCGCCTCCACCGGCCCCCTGCCGCTGGGCCCTCAGATCCCCGGCAGCGGGGGGCGGCCCCCTCGGACCCCAGCGCTGCTCCCACTGCCTCTGCTGCCAACCTGCCCGACTTTGAGTTGCTCTCTCGAATCCTCAAGACCGTCAACGCGTCCAGCCCCTCAGCGCCCAGTCCGAGCGATAAGCCCAGCGACCCCCGGGTGCGGAAAGCCCCCGCCGACCCCCGGCTGCAAAAACCCGGGGACGCCATCTCGTCCCGTGCCCCCAAGCCCAGCACTCCCGAGGTCGCCGCGCCAGCCCCCGCCTCCTCCGGGGAGGCCTCGCCTCCAGCCATCGCCCCTTACGACCCGCGGGTCCTGGCGGCCGGGGGGGTCGGCcagggcggcggcggcgggcaGAGCAGCGTGCTCAGCGGCATCAGCCTCTATGACCCGAGGACTCCGAACTCTGGCAACAAAGTGGCCGAGCCAGCCCCCGAAGGGGGGGCTCAGCCCAAGGGTCCCGACGGCAACGGCAAAAGCTCAGCGGCCAAGGCCAAAGAGCCCCTGTTCATCCGCAAGTCGGCCTTGGAACAGCCGGAGGCGGGCAAGGCGGGCTCGGAGCCCGCGGCCACGGACAGGTACAACAGTTATAATCGGCCGCGCCCCAAGGCAACCCCGACCCCTGCCACCGCCCCCTCAGCCACACCCTCCCAGGAGGGGGCCCCCCAGCCTGGCCTCCACAACCTGCCTGTGCCCACCCTGTTTGGGACCGTGAAGCAGGCGTCCAAGGCTGGCTCTGGGAGCCCTTTCGCTGGCAACAGCCCCTCCCGAGAGAGCGAGCAGGATGCCGGGTCCCTCAAAGATGTTTTTAAAGGCTTTGACCCCACTGCATCCCCTTTCTGCCAGTAG